The following proteins are encoded in a genomic region of Candidatus Hydrogenedens sp.:
- a CDS encoding Gfo/Idh/MocA family oxidoreductase yields the protein MNNQNRREFIKNTLISSGIGMGLLQSSLFAQQAEKAKEEAKNVSPNEKIHLALIGCGGIGKVDLSTFFLNPEVDCNVICDIDDAMLAEAEKLVEAQRGHKPDKEKDFRKVIERKDVDIVLVATPDHWHALPTIYACDAGKDVYCEKPLGKSIDEGRAILEAAKKNNRIIQMGTQWRSGTHYKEAIDFVQSGKLGKIRLVRAWAYLDWVGGIGNPPDSDPPAGVDYDMWLGPAPKRPFNKNRFHFNFRWFWDYAGGLMTDWGVHLLNICLWGMGMEMPKRVSSMGGKFVVDDNSETPDTQIALYEFPSYNLVFEQQMLGGIGPNGKPHGMLFCGSEGTLVIDDSGWELTPEPKKKSLEKMVGEQGKDARPAHVRNFLDCVKSREQPVENIELAHFVSTVAHLGNLAFRTQAEVHWDPVAEKVTNNPKADALVGCEYHNGWKLPYSRRG from the coding sequence ATGAATAATCAAAATCGTAGGGAGTTCATAAAAAACACCTTGATTTCTTCAGGGATTGGAATGGGTCTGCTTCAAAGTTCTTTATTTGCCCAGCAAGCAGAAAAAGCCAAAGAAGAAGCAAAAAATGTTTCTCCGAATGAAAAAATCCATTTGGCTTTAATTGGTTGTGGTGGAATAGGAAAAGTGGATTTGTCCACTTTCTTTTTAAATCCGGAGGTTGACTGTAATGTTATATGTGATATTGACGATGCAATGCTTGCGGAAGCAGAAAAACTTGTTGAAGCCCAGCGGGGACATAAACCGGATAAAGAGAAAGATTTCCGAAAGGTAATTGAACGGAAAGATGTAGATATTGTTTTAGTGGCTACACCGGACCACTGGCACGCTTTACCAACTATTTATGCATGTGATGCAGGTAAGGATGTTTATTGCGAAAAACCTTTAGGAAAATCCATTGATGAAGGTCGGGCTATACTTGAGGCTGCCAAGAAGAATAATCGGATTATTCAGATGGGAACACAATGGCGTAGTGGCACGCATTATAAAGAGGCCATTGATTTTGTGCAATCGGGGAAATTAGGAAAAATTCGTTTGGTTCGTGCATGGGCATATTTGGATTGGGTTGGTGGTATCGGCAATCCACCAGATAGCGACCCACCCGCTGGTGTGGATTATGACATGTGGTTGGGACCGGCTCCGAAACGCCCGTTTAACAAAAATCGATTTCACTTTAATTTTCGATGGTTCTGGGATTATGCAGGCGGTTTAATGACCGATTGGGGAGTGCATTTACTTAATATTTGTCTCTGGGGAATGGGTATGGAAATGCCCAAACGAGTTAGTTCGATGGGAGGCAAATTTGTTGTAGATGATAATTCCGAGACACCGGATACGCAGATAGCCCTATACGAATTCCCTTCTTACAATCTTGTTTTTGAACAACAGATGTTAGGAGGTATAGGACCTAATGGGAAACCTCATGGCATGCTTTTCTGCGGGTCTGAAGGCACATTGGTGATAGATGATAGTGGTTGGGAACTTACTCCAGAACCGAAAAAGAAAAGTCTGGAAAAGATGGTTGGAGAACAGGGAAAGGATGCGAGACCCGCTCATGTCCGTAATTTCCTTGATTGTGTAAAAAGTCGTGAGCAACCGGTTGAGAATATAGAATTAGCCCATTTCGTTTCTACAGTGGCTCATTTAGGAAATCTGGCTTTCCGAACACAGGCAGAGGTACATTGGGACCCTGTAGCCGAAAAGGTAACTAATAATCCTAAGGCAGATGCTCTCGTTGGATGTGAATATCATAATGGTTGGAAACTACCTTATAGTCGGAGAGGATAA
- a CDS encoding methyltransferase domain-containing protein: MVSRIKNILHTLKWRYTHYGFQSMWTALKTYFLNGIRKLQNYLLPPFVECPCCGWKGYGFRYLDCGWFIVPQVECPACRGHERHRFFTLFLKRTPLSFLQNNRQNTKILHFAPEHHFRKILESHENLFLFSTDYAPSALQQVGPPRFVADIHHLPIKEGSFDGIVCLHVLEHVFDDRKALHELERILSEAGELLLMVPFMMDQKETIEYGAPRPDIFDHVRGYSPLDFKERLDMFEYEEIKPETVLSADEIIKYKIPNSQILYLCRKKKCNK; this comes from the coding sequence ATGGTATCACGAATAAAAAATATTTTACATACATTAAAATGGCGGTATACCCATTATGGCTTTCAGTCTATGTGGACCGCTTTGAAAACTTATTTCCTCAATGGTATAAGAAAGTTACAAAACTATTTACTTCCACCTTTTGTGGAATGTCCTTGTTGTGGCTGGAAAGGGTATGGTTTTCGCTATTTAGATTGTGGTTGGTTTATTGTTCCCCAGGTGGAATGCCCTGCATGTCGGGGACATGAAAGACACCGATTTTTTACCCTTTTTTTAAAACGCACTCCGCTATCTTTCCTTCAGAACAATCGGCAAAACACAAAAATACTTCATTTTGCACCTGAACATCATTTTCGAAAAATTTTAGAAAGCCATGAAAATCTTTTCCTCTTTTCAACGGATTATGCTCCCTCTGCTTTGCAACAAGTAGGCCCTCCGCGTTTTGTTGCAGATATACACCATCTTCCTATCAAAGAAGGTAGTTTTGACGGTATTGTATGCCTGCATGTCCTCGAACATGTTTTTGATGACAGAAAAGCCCTCCACGAACTCGAAAGAATTCTATCAGAAGCAGGGGAATTACTCTTGATGGTGCCTTTTATGATGGACCAAAAGGAAACCATTGAATATGGTGCCCCTCGACCGGATATCTTCGACCATGTGCGGGGATATTCTCCTCTGGACTTTAAAGAAAGGCTTGATATGTTCGAATATGAGGAAATCAAACCCGAAACAGTGCTTTCTGCTGATGAAATTATTAAATATAAAATCCCGAATAGTCAGATTTTATATCTGTGCAGGAAGAAAAAATGCAATAAATAA